Proteins from a single region of Chryseobacterium sp. W4I1:
- the trpA gene encoding tryptophan synthase subunit alpha has translation MKKLNIYFTAGIPQLEDTADIIQLIQQSGADMMEIGMPYSDPVADGPVIQQAHELALKNGMTIEKLFSQLKTVKDEIQIPIILMGYINPVLSFGFEEFCKECSESGVSGLIIPDLPPIEFEKNYQQVLKKYNLNFTFLITPETSDERILYLDSLSSGFLYAVSSSSTTGNDTAVLKNESYLSRLASLPIKNPLMIGFGIKSKEDFENVTEKADGGIIGTAFVNVLLNHKDWKNAAIDFIHSIKA, from the coding sequence ATGAAAAAACTAAACATATACTTTACAGCAGGAATTCCACAACTGGAAGATACTGCGGACATTATACAACTGATCCAGCAATCCGGCGCAGATATGATGGAAATCGGGATGCCCTATTCCGATCCTGTAGCTGACGGCCCTGTGATTCAGCAGGCTCATGAGCTGGCTTTAAAAAACGGAATGACCATTGAAAAACTGTTTTCCCAGCTGAAAACGGTAAAAGATGAGATACAGATCCCGATTATTCTGATGGGATACATCAATCCTGTGTTAAGTTTCGGATTTGAAGAATTCTGTAAAGAATGTTCGGAAAGCGGTGTTTCCGGATTGATTATTCCTGACCTTCCTCCTATTGAATTCGAAAAAAATTACCAGCAGGTCTTAAAAAAATATAACCTTAATTTTACGTTTCTCATCACTCCTGAAACTTCTGATGAAAGGATTTTATACCTGGATTCTTTAAGTTCAGGGTTTCTGTATGCAGTAAGTTCTTCATCTACCACCGGAAATGATACTGCTGTTCTGAAAAATGAAAGTTACCTGTCAAGGCTCGCTTCACTACCTATTAAAAATCCTCTGATGATCGGTTTTGGGATCAAATCAAAAGAAGATTTTGAAAATGTAACAGAAAAAGCAGATGGAGGAATCATAGGAACTGCCTTTGTGAATGTTCTGTTGAACCATAAAGACTGGAAGAATGCTGCCATAGATTTTATCCATTCCATAAAAGCTTAA
- the trpD gene encoding anthranilate phosphoribosyltransferase encodes MKEILQYLFNHNTLSKSEAKATMIEIAQNKFNDAEVTAFISIFLMRNITLKELEGFREALLKMAVDVNIDSHDAMDIVGTGGDGKNTINISTLASFVVAGTGQKVTKHGNYGASATTGSSNVMEELGYQFKNNSDQLNEELDKANICFLHAPYFHPALQSVGALRKALGLRTFFNLLGPLVNPAKPKYSVIGVYNLEIARIYQYLLQKEAHEFILVHGLDGYDEISLTQDSKIITKAGEEIYSAEDLGFDSVSPESIKGGETPQESAKIFRNILEGNGSVQQNSVILANASTALYHTRKFGAYENCLLMAKESLESGKALRSLELLVNG; translated from the coding sequence ATGAAAGAAATATTACAATATCTGTTCAATCATAATACTTTGTCCAAATCTGAGGCAAAGGCAACAATGATTGAGATCGCTCAGAATAAATTTAATGACGCGGAAGTTACCGCCTTCATCAGTATTTTTCTGATGCGGAATATTACCTTAAAAGAACTTGAAGGCTTCAGAGAAGCACTTTTAAAAATGGCAGTTGATGTTAATATTGACAGTCACGACGCAATGGATATCGTAGGAACCGGAGGCGACGGAAAAAATACGATCAATATATCAACCCTGGCAAGCTTTGTCGTTGCGGGCACAGGACAGAAAGTGACTAAACATGGAAATTACGGAGCTTCCGCTACCACAGGATCATCTAATGTAATGGAAGAGCTGGGCTATCAGTTTAAGAACAATTCAGATCAACTGAACGAAGAACTTGATAAAGCTAATATCTGTTTTCTCCATGCTCCTTATTTTCATCCCGCCCTGCAATCGGTTGGAGCTCTAAGGAAAGCGTTGGGGCTGAGAACATTTTTTAACCTTCTGGGACCTCTTGTCAATCCTGCCAAACCAAAATATTCGGTGATTGGAGTTTACAATCTTGAAATTGCAAGGATCTATCAATATCTTTTGCAGAAAGAAGCACATGAATTTATTCTCGTGCATGGTTTGGATGGATATGATGAGATAAGTCTTACCCAGGATAGCAAGATCATTACAAAAGCCGGTGAAGAGATCTATTCAGCAGAAGATCTGGGATTTGATTCTGTAAGTCCGGAAAGTATTAAAGGGGGCGAAACACCTCAGGAATCAGCAAAAATATTCAGAAATATCCTAGAGGGAAATGGATCAGTACAACAAAATTCGGTAATTCTTGCCAATGCATCAACAGCACTTTATCATACCCGAAAATTCGGAGCCTATGAAAACTGCTTACTGATGGCGAAAGAAAGTCTGGAAAGCGGAAAAGCATTGAGAAGCCTTGAATTATTAGTTAATGGTTGA
- a CDS encoding protein-glutamine glutaminase, which translates to MKKLMLSMMVFVAALSFNACNDSNAEQQMSQTETISKNLTDLGKTVPVGIEDENGTLKVSFIVTAQFYTISPTKENEEYISLIREAVKNETPIQVFIKPNTHEIAKVEKGSAEDIRYFKSAFTKEAKSETNKLTSVLPNVATLNSMFALIKNQACGTSTASSPCITFRYPVDGCYARAHKMRQILNNNGYDCEKQFVYGNLRASTGTCCVSWSYHVAILVSYKNASGVTEKRIIDPSLFSSGPVTDTAWRNACINTTCGSASVSTYANTSGSVYYRSPSASYLYDDNLINTNCVLTTFSSLSGCSPSPAPNVGGCGF; encoded by the coding sequence ATGAAAAAATTAATGTTATCAATGATGGTATTTGTGGCAGCTCTGTCATTCAATGCCTGTAACGACTCTAACGCAGAGCAGCAAATGAGTCAGACTGAAACCATCAGCAAAAATCTTACGGACTTGGGAAAAACAGTACCGGTAGGGATAGAAGATGAAAACGGAACTCTGAAAGTTTCTTTCATTGTTACTGCACAGTTCTATACCATCTCGCCTACAAAAGAAAATGAAGAATACATCAGCCTGATCAGAGAAGCAGTAAAAAATGAAACGCCGATCCAGGTTTTCATCAAGCCTAACACCCACGAAATTGCAAAAGTAGAAAAAGGAAGCGCAGAGGATATCCGTTATTTTAAATCTGCTTTTACAAAAGAAGCTAAAAGTGAAACCAACAAGTTAACAAGTGTTCTTCCTAACGTAGCTACGCTGAACAGTATGTTTGCCCTGATCAAAAATCAGGCATGCGGAACATCTACTGCGTCTTCTCCATGCATTACATTCAGATATCCTGTAGATGGATGCTATGCAAGAGCTCATAAAATGAGACAAATCCTGAATAACAACGGCTACGACTGTGAAAAGCAGTTTGTGTATGGAAATCTAAGAGCATCTACAGGAACATGCTGCGTGTCATGGAGTTATCACGTTGCCATTCTGGTAAGCTATAAAAATGCATCCGGTGTTACCGAAAAAAGAATTATTGATCCTTCCCTGTTCTCCAGCGGACCTGTAACGGATACAGCCTGGAGAAATGCATGTATCAATACCACCTGCGGATCTGCATCAGTATCTACTTATGCCAACACATCAGGAAGTGTATACTACAGAAGCCCTAGTGCCTCTTATCTGTATGATGACAATTTAATCAATACCAACTGTGTATTGACTACATTCTCATCACTTTCAGGATGTTCTCCATCACCGGCTCCAAATGTTGGAGGCTGTGGATTTTAA
- the lipB gene encoding lipoyl(octanoyl) transferase LipB: MNTNQNKSVEFEDLGIKEYQPAWDYQESLMKNIIDTKIKNRDLPAEEHITTPNHLLLVEHPHVYTLGKSGHEENMLAGIDKLKEIDATFVKVNRGGDITYHGFGQIVGYPILDLENFFTDIHLYMRNLEEVIIRAIGEFGLKGERSPGETGVWLDVGKPYARKICAMGVKASRWVTLHGFALNVNTDMRYFEYIIPCGIKDKQVTSVKRELERELTTEEVEHLKASIRKHFADVFGAELVTK; the protein is encoded by the coding sequence ATGAATACAAATCAAAATAAATCAGTAGAATTTGAAGATCTGGGTATAAAAGAATATCAGCCTGCCTGGGATTATCAGGAAAGCCTGATGAAAAATATTATTGATACCAAAATAAAAAACCGTGATCTGCCTGCTGAAGAACACATTACCACGCCCAACCACCTTTTATTGGTAGAGCATCCTCATGTTTATACTTTGGGAAAAAGTGGTCATGAAGAAAATATGCTTGCCGGAATTGATAAGCTGAAAGAAATTGATGCTACGTTTGTCAAAGTAAATCGTGGTGGAGACATTACTTATCATGGTTTCGGACAGATCGTGGGCTACCCGATTTTAGATCTTGAAAACTTTTTTACAGATATTCATTTGTATATGAGGAATCTTGAAGAGGTGATCATCAGAGCGATTGGTGAGTTTGGTCTTAAAGGTGAGCGTTCACCGGGAGAAACCGGGGTTTGGCTGGACGTAGGAAAGCCTTATGCAAGAAAAATCTGTGCCATGGGTGTGAAAGCATCCCGATGGGTTACCCTTCATGGTTTTGCTTTAAATGTTAATACGGATATGCGTTATTTTGAATATATTATTCCTTGCGGGATCAAAGATAAGCAGGTAACTTCTGTAAAAAGAGAACTTGAAAGAGAATTGACAACCGAGGAAGTAGAACATCTGAAAGCCAGCATCAGAAAGCATTTTGCAGATGTTTTCGGAGCTGAGCTTGTTACTAAATAA
- the trpC gene encoding indole-3-glycerol phosphate synthase TrpC translates to MTILDKIIERKKEEIAVSKAGISVERLKNSEFFGRKSYSLKESVKNKSGIIAEFKRKSPSKGIINDRAQPLSVTSAYEYFGASGISILTDKDFFGGSFDDILNVRNYITIPILRKDFMVDEYQFYEAKSIGADAVLLIAACLSPSQVQEFTELAHSLDLEVLLEIHTDEELEHFNPKIDLVGINNRNLKDFKVDLQHSVQLKDLLPKNVLSVAESGIYSEEDFKYLKNKGFDGFLMGEYFMKNEDPANKFAEFVSNIAM, encoded by the coding sequence ATGACCATACTGGATAAAATTATTGAAAGAAAAAAGGAAGAAATTGCAGTTTCAAAAGCAGGCATTTCAGTTGAGCGTCTGAAAAATTCAGAATTTTTTGGAAGAAAAAGTTACTCACTGAAAGAGTCTGTAAAAAACAAAAGTGGTATCATTGCTGAATTCAAAAGAAAATCTCCTTCAAAAGGAATTATTAATGACAGGGCTCAACCTTTAAGCGTGACTTCTGCCTATGAATATTTTGGAGCATCCGGAATTTCAATTCTTACCGATAAGGATTTTTTTGGAGGAAGTTTTGATGACATCCTGAACGTAAGAAACTATATCACTATTCCAATCTTAAGAAAGGATTTTATGGTGGATGAATACCAGTTTTATGAAGCCAAAAGTATTGGGGCTGATGCAGTTTTACTGATCGCAGCCTGTCTTTCGCCCTCTCAGGTTCAGGAATTCACCGAACTGGCTCATAGCCTTGATCTGGAAGTTCTTTTGGAAATTCATACAGATGAAGAACTGGAACATTTTAATCCTAAAATTGATCTTGTAGGGATCAATAACAGAAATTTAAAAGATTTCAAAGTGGATCTTCAGCATTCTGTGCAGCTAAAAGATCTGCTTCCGAAAAATGTTTTGTCTGTAGCCGAAAGTGGTATTTACAGTGAGGAAGATTTTAAATATTTAAAAAATAAAGGGTTCGACGGATTTCTGATGGGAGAATATTTCATGAAAAATGAAGATCCTGCAAACAAATTTGCTGAATTTGTTTCCAATATAGCAATGTAA
- a CDS encoding SDR family oxidoreductase — MQRFKNKTALITGGTNGMGYATAQQFISEGGNVVITGRTEETVNNALKKLGSQAQGIVSDAGSMKDLMNLQQEVRKYTETIDVLFANAGFGKFFPIESVDENHFDELFNVLVKGPFFTVQQILPLMKKGSSVIFNTSVATEIAMPNFSVYSAAKSAVQSFIKTFAVELTERGIRVNGVSPGHVKTNIFSHTGLNAEQIEDAVRDIIPTIPFKRQGEPAEIANTVLFLASEEASYIHGTEIKVDAGISIIR, encoded by the coding sequence ATGCAGCGATTTAAAAACAAAACAGCCCTGATCACAGGGGGAACCAATGGAATGGGATACGCAACAGCGCAACAGTTCATTAGCGAAGGTGGAAATGTAGTCATTACAGGAAGAACCGAAGAAACTGTAAACAATGCCTTAAAAAAATTGGGCAGTCAGGCTCAAGGAATCGTTTCTGATGCGGGAAGTATGAAAGATCTTATGAATCTGCAGCAGGAGGTAAGAAAATATACGGAAACCATTGATGTACTTTTTGCCAATGCCGGTTTCGGGAAATTTTTTCCTATTGAAAGTGTGGATGAGAATCATTTTGATGAGCTTTTCAATGTGCTTGTGAAAGGTCCTTTTTTTACGGTGCAGCAAATATTGCCGTTGATGAAAAAAGGAAGTTCTGTAATATTCAATACTTCTGTGGCCACAGAGATTGCCATGCCCAATTTTTCAGTTTATTCTGCAGCAAAATCAGCGGTACAGTCTTTTATCAAAACATTTGCAGTAGAACTTACAGAGCGTGGAATACGGGTGAACGGAGTCAGTCCGGGGCATGTTAAAACCAATATTTTTAGTCATACAGGTTTGAATGCAGAACAAATTGAAGATGCCGTTCGTGATATCATTCCAACAATTCCTTTTAAAAGACAGGGCGAGCCAGCAGAAATTGCCAATACCGTATTATTTCTTGCTTCAGAAGAGGCGTCTTATATTCACGGGACAGAAATTAAAGTGGATGCTGGAATTTCCATCATCAGATAA
- a CDS encoding phosphoribosylanthranilate isomerase → MNQNQQPKLKVCGLTRINQIHELISLKTDFLGFIFYEKSPRYVLNHLSSEDISHIDHNGKTGVFVNERIDTIIDITEKAGLNLIQLHGDENEDFVEQLRQNLKPEIKIIKVIRIGNNDQKKRKKIEQIINSHVSMVDYFLFDTDGTAFGGTGKQFDWTILNEFEISLPYFLSGGISEENAKNIRLLYKLPFVIDINSKFELEPGNKDLDKIRKFISKAF, encoded by the coding sequence ATGAATCAAAACCAACAGCCGAAACTAAAAGTGTGTGGATTGACCAGAATAAATCAAATTCATGAACTGATTTCCTTGAAAACAGATTTCCTGGGTTTTATTTTTTATGAAAAATCGCCAAGATATGTGTTGAACCATTTGAGTTCGGAAGATATTTCACATATTGACCACAATGGGAAAACTGGTGTTTTTGTGAATGAAAGAATTGACACCATTATAGATATTACAGAAAAAGCTGGATTGAATCTGATACAGCTTCACGGTGATGAAAATGAAGATTTTGTTGAACAGTTAAGGCAAAATCTCAAACCGGAAATTAAAATTATAAAAGTGATCAGGATCGGCAATAATGATCAGAAAAAGAGAAAAAAAATTGAACAAATCATCAATTCTCATGTTTCAATGGTAGATTATTTCCTTTTCGATACGGACGGAACTGCATTCGGAGGAACAGGAAAACAGTTCGACTGGACGATTCTGAATGAATTTGAGATCTCACTTCCCTATTTTCTGAGCGGTGGGATTTCAGAAGAAAATGCAAAAAATATCAGACTACTGTACAAGCTGCCTTTTGTAATAGATATCAACTCAAAATTTGAACTGGAACCGGGAAATAAAGACCTGGACAAAATAAGAAAATTCATTTCGAAAGCGTTCTAA
- a CDS encoding anthranilate synthase component I family protein, with amino-acid sequence MSIQKINIKTSSKKTLGDLYTPMNIYLQIRDRFRDTILLESSDSKNIDNNFSFIAVNAVAGIEVKNLTEFEIKLPGSDPVKQLIGTRNITDIFDEFQSVFECETTHDPIEQTAQSLFGYTSFEAVQFFEDISLKPQSPEVEIPIMRYRLYQYVIAINHYNDEMHIIENQIPGLKSELYLLENLIKNQNTPVYPFEKTDDETSNLTDEEYIELVKTAQKHCMRGDVFQLVLSRRFEQKFKGDEFNVYRALRNINPSPYLFFFDYGNYKLFGSSPESQLIIKDNKAVIHPIAGTFKRTGHLETDLQSIEALKNDPKENAEHTMLVDLARNDLGKLGKNVTVTKLKEIQLFSHVIHMVSEVTADLPENINPLEMVSATFPQGTLSGAPKHKALQLIDQYEKDSRGYYGGCIGMIGLNGTCNQAIMIRTFLSRNNTLYYQAGAGLVAKSIPENELQEVNNKLNALKKAVDKANKLLMN; translated from the coding sequence ATGTCTATTCAAAAAATTAACATAAAGACCAGTTCAAAAAAAACATTGGGAGACCTTTATACTCCTATGAATATCTATCTTCAGATCAGGGACAGATTCCGGGATACCATCCTTTTGGAAAGTTCAGATTCTAAGAATATAGACAATAACTTTTCATTTATTGCAGTAAATGCCGTTGCCGGAATTGAAGTTAAAAACCTGACCGAGTTTGAAATCAAGCTTCCCGGTTCAGACCCGGTGAAACAGCTTATCGGAACGCGTAATATCACTGACATTTTTGATGAATTCCAAAGTGTCTTTGAATGTGAAACTACACATGATCCTATTGAACAGACAGCTCAAAGTCTTTTTGGGTATACCAGTTTTGAAGCCGTACAGTTTTTTGAAGACATCAGCTTAAAACCGCAAAGCCCTGAGGTAGAAATACCCATCATGCGTTACAGATTATACCAATATGTCATTGCGATTAATCATTACAACGACGAAATGCATATTATTGAAAATCAAATTCCTGGTTTAAAATCTGAACTTTACCTGCTTGAAAACCTCATCAAAAATCAGAACACTCCGGTCTATCCTTTCGAAAAAACAGATGATGAAACCTCTAATCTTACGGATGAAGAATATATTGAACTGGTAAAAACAGCCCAAAAACACTGTATGAGAGGCGATGTTTTCCAATTGGTGCTGAGCAGAAGGTTTGAACAAAAATTCAAAGGTGATGAATTCAACGTGTATCGTGCCCTTAGAAACATCAACCCGTCTCCTTATCTTTTCTTTTTCGATTATGGAAATTACAAATTATTCGGTTCCAGCCCGGAAAGCCAACTGATCATCAAAGACAACAAAGCGGTCATCCATCCTATTGCCGGAACTTTTAAAAGAACAGGGCATCTGGAAACTGATCTTCAATCCATTGAAGCTTTAAAAAATGACCCGAAAGAAAATGCAGAACATACCATGCTGGTAGATCTGGCAAGAAATGATCTTGGGAAACTGGGAAAAAATGTAACGGTTACCAAGCTTAAAGAAATCCAGCTTTTCTCCCACGTTATTCACATGGTAAGTGAAGTTACAGCTGATCTTCCCGAAAATATTAATCCACTTGAAATGGTTTCTGCAACCTTTCCGCAGGGAACCTTAAGCGGTGCACCAAAACATAAAGCATTACAGCTGATTGATCAGTACGAAAAAGATTCCCGTGGCTATTATGGAGGATGTATCGGAATGATCGGATTAAATGGCACCTGCAACCAGGCAATTATGATCCGTACTTTTTTAAGCAGAAATAATACACTCTACTATCAGGCCGGGGCCGGACTTGTAGCAAAATCTATCCCCGAAAACGAACTGCAGGAAGTAAACAATAAATTAAACGCCCTGAAAAAAGCAGTTGATAAGGCCAATAAATTATTGATGAATTAA
- a CDS encoding NAD(P)H-dependent oxidoreductase → MSLIEDLQWRHAVKAYDPSKKVSEQDLNTILEAARLAPTSSGLQPFRIIVVENQELKEKMVKGALNPEVMRDSSHVLVFAAWDSYSNEKIDKVYDHHTDVRDLPRGRFSSYTDKIKEMYGAQTPEEHFAHTARQTYIALGLAMAQAAELKIDSTPAEGFSNEVVDEILNLKELGLKSVSLLYLGYRDAANDWLSTMKKVRVPMEEFIIKK, encoded by the coding sequence ATGTCATTAATAGAAGATTTACAGTGGAGACATGCAGTAAAAGCATATGATCCTTCAAAAAAAGTATCAGAACAAGATCTTAACACCATTTTGGAAGCAGCCAGACTGGCCCCTACATCATCGGGCCTTCAGCCTTTCCGGATTATCGTGGTAGAAAACCAGGAATTAAAAGAAAAAATGGTAAAGGGAGCACTGAATCCTGAAGTGATGAGAGACAGTTCACATGTTTTGGTATTTGCTGCCTGGGACAGTTATTCGAATGAAAAAATTGATAAAGTATACGATCATCATACCGATGTAAGAGACTTACCAAGAGGACGCTTCAGCAGCTATACCGATAAGATCAAGGAAATGTATGGAGCTCAGACTCCTGAAGAACATTTTGCTCATACAGCACGTCAGACTTATATTGCATTAGGTTTAGCCATGGCACAGGCCGCAGAATTAAAAATTGACAGCACACCGGCGGAAGGATTCAGCAATGAAGTTGTGGATGAAATTCTTAATCTTAAAGAATTAGGATTAAAAAGTGTCAGCCTTCTATATCTTGGTTACAGAGATGCTGCCAACGACTGGCTTTCAACGATGAAAAAGGTAAGAGTTCCAATGGAGGAATTCATCATCAAAAAATAA
- a CDS encoding aminodeoxychorismate/anthranilate synthase component II: MSNNINQSATQEQLKVLVFDNYDSFTYNLVQIIERVLDQKVDVVRNDQITLEEIGKYDKIILSPGPGIPEEAGILLDLIKEYAPTKSILGVCLGQQAIAEAFGGNLINLSEIFHGVATSAELVKENTKIFRNLTSGMEVGRYHSWAVNPEGFPEELEITAVDKDGMIMALQHKTYDVHGVQFHPESILTPDGEVIIKNFLFN, encoded by the coding sequence ATGAGCAACAATATAAACCAGTCAGCAACTCAGGAACAACTTAAAGTTCTGGTTTTTGATAACTACGACAGCTTTACCTATAACCTCGTGCAGATTATTGAAAGGGTTTTGGATCAAAAGGTAGATGTGGTAAGAAACGACCAGATCACTTTGGAAGAAATCGGGAAATATGATAAAATTATCCTTTCCCCGGGACCTGGAATTCCGGAAGAAGCTGGAATTTTACTGGATCTGATCAAAGAATATGCTCCTACAAAAAGTATTCTGGGAGTATGTCTTGGACAGCAGGCTATTGCAGAGGCTTTTGGAGGAAACCTGATCAATCTTTCAGAAATTTTCCACGGTGTGGCAACTTCTGCTGAGCTGGTTAAAGAAAATACAAAAATTTTCAGAAATCTGACTTCAGGAATGGAAGTGGGAAGATACCACAGCTGGGCAGTAAATCCCGAAGGTTTCCCGGAAGAACTTGAAATTACCGCTGTAGATAAGGATGGAATGATCATGGCTCTTCAACATAAAACCTATGATGTGCATGGTGTACAGTTTCACCCTGAGAGTATTTTAACTCCTGATGGCGAAGTCATTATCAAAAACTTTCTTTTCAATTGA
- a CDS encoding c-type cytochrome, with the protein MKKFLLAGVMGFLILSCSKKENTEVPSVPSETSAVSEPVKTDLSGDQIIETLDCSGCHAVNERMIGPSYKEIAEKYSEKDVEMLASKIIEGGSGVWGGVPMAAHPQVSKEDAKKMVGYILSQKK; encoded by the coding sequence ATGAAAAAATTCCTTTTGGCAGGAGTTATGGGATTTTTAATCCTTTCCTGTTCTAAAAAAGAAAATACGGAGGTACCCAGTGTACCCTCTGAAACATCCGCTGTTTCGGAGCCGGTAAAGACTGATCTTTCAGGTGACCAGATCATCGAAACATTAGACTGCTCTGGATGCCATGCCGTGAATGAGAGAATGATAGGACCTTCTTACAAAGAGATTGCAGAAAAATATTCTGAAAAGGATGTTGAAATGCTGGCTTCAAAGATCATAGAAGGCGGAAGCGGAGTTTGGGGAGGTGTTCCGATGGCTGCCCATCCACAAGTGTCTAAAGAAGATGCTAAAAAAATGGTAGGCTATATTTTGAGTCAGAAAAAATAA
- a CDS encoding serine hydrolase, which produces MKPVIRIFCVTAFLFSASVFYGQSKNDYARRIDSLIQSPTSPRHFNGVVLITQNGKMKYSKAYGFQDSRTKVPLKMNDQFEIMSNTKQITSVLVLKQFEQGKLDLQAPIKKYLPSLTQPWADSVTVHQLLNHTHGIIDIEKPLLFKPGTEFKYGNLSNILLGKIIEKTSGISYIRQATDLFKELHLKNTFCYSKDNRRNLVSGHMNKDNNFTPVENSFITDENMPADGVISTAEDMALWNSLLHKGKILSSKSYKFMTTSSALSQHDVFGKKESGYGYNIRIVKYNNIPYLGHTGLGDGFASLNAYVPGSDVSIIVLENQMGEDSNLYYYQEALIKDIVLQSSLMKNKP; this is translated from the coding sequence ATGAAACCAGTTATCAGAATCTTCTGCGTTACAGCATTCCTTTTTTCAGCATCCGTATTTTATGGCCAAAGCAAAAATGATTATGCCAGACGCATTGACAGCTTAATACAGTCTCCTACCTCTCCCAGACATTTCAACGGTGTGGTCCTGATCACCCAAAACGGAAAAATGAAGTACTCGAAAGCTTATGGTTTCCAAGACAGCCGAACGAAAGTTCCTTTGAAAATGAACGATCAGTTTGAAATTATGTCCAATACCAAACAGATTACTTCCGTATTGGTATTAAAGCAATTTGAACAAGGAAAACTGGATCTGCAGGCGCCCATCAAAAAGTACCTTCCTTCCCTTACACAGCCCTGGGCAGATTCGGTTACTGTACATCAGCTCCTGAATCATACCCATGGCATTATTGATATTGAGAAACCTTTACTGTTTAAACCGGGTACAGAATTTAAGTATGGAAATCTGTCGAATATCCTTTTAGGAAAGATCATTGAAAAAACTTCCGGTATATCATATATCCGGCAGGCTACCGACCTGTTCAAAGAACTTCATCTGAAAAATACCTTCTGCTATTCTAAAGATAACCGCAGAAATCTTGTCTCGGGACATATGAATAAGGACAATAATTTTACTCCTGTTGAAAATTCATTTATCACTGATGAAAATATGCCTGCTGATGGCGTGATTAGTACAGCAGAAGATATGGCACTTTGGAATTCACTCCTTCATAAAGGGAAAATTCTGAGTTCTAAAAGTTATAAGTTCATGACTACCTCATCGGCTTTGTCGCAGCATGATGTATTTGGAAAAAAGGAATCAGGTTACGGTTATAATATACGTATTGTGAAATATAATAACATTCCATATTTAGGACACACAGGTCTGGGGGATGGTTTCGCATCTCTGAATGCATATGTTCCCGGTTCGGATGTAAGTATTATTGTCCTGGAAAACCAGATGGGCGAAGACAGTAATTTATATTATTATCAGGAAGCACTCATCAAAGATATTGTCTTGCAAAGCAGCCTGATGAAAAACAAGCCCTAA